Proteins from a single region of Peromyscus eremicus chromosome 9, PerEre_H2_v1, whole genome shotgun sequence:
- the Ap3m1 gene encoding AP-3 complex subunit mu-1 isoform X2: protein MIHSLFLINCSGDIFLEKHWKSVVSQSVCDYFFEAQEKAADVENVPPVIPTPHHYLISIYREKLFFVSVIQTEVPPLFVIEFLHRVADTFQDYFGECSEAAIKDNVVIVYELLEEMLDNGFPLATESNILKELIKPPTILRSVVNSITGSSNVGDTLPTGQLSNIPWRRAGVKYTNNEAYFDVVEEIDAIIDKSGSTVFAEIQGVIDACIKLSGMPDLSLSFMNPRLLDDVSFHPCIRFKRWESERVLSFIPPDGNFRLISYRVSSQNLVAIPVYVKHSISFKENSSCGRFDITIGPKQNMGKTIEGITVTVHMPKVVLNMNLTPTQGSYTFDPVTKVLAWDVGKITPQKLPSLKGLVNLQSGAPKPEENPSLNIQFKIQQLAISGLKVNRLDMYGEKYKPFKGVKYVTKAGKFQVRT, encoded by the exons ATGATCCACAGTCTATTTCTCATCAACTGCTCTGGCGACATATTTCTAGAAAAACACTGGAAGAGCGTGGTGAGCCAGTCTGTCTGTGACTACTTCTTTGAAGCTCAGGAGAAAGCTGCTGATGTTGAAAATGTCCCACCTGTCATTCCAACACCTCACCACTACCTCATTAGTATCTACCGGGAGAAGCTCTTCTTTGTGTCCGTCATACAGACAGAAGTGCCACCTCTCTTTGTCATTGAGTTTCTGCATCGAGTTGCTGACACTTTTCAG GACTACTTTGGTGAGTGTTCAGAGGCTGCAATTAAGGATAATGTTGTCATAGTGTATGAGCTCTTGGAAGAAATGCTAGACAACGGATTCCCACTGGCTACTGAATCTAACATTTTGAAAGAACTGATTAAACCACCAACAATTCTACGTTCCGTCGTCAATTCTATAACAG GCAGTAGTAATGTTGGGGACACACTCCCCACTGGGCAGCTATCCAACATCCCATGGCGTCGAGCAGGAGTGAAGTACACAAACAATGAGGCCtattttgatgtagttgaagaaatAGATGCAATTATAGATAAATCAG gATCTACAGTCTTTGCAGAAATTCAGGGCGTCATTGATGCTTGCATTAAGCTCTCTGGAAtgcctgatctctctctctctttcatg AACCCAAGGCTGCTAGATGATGTCAGCTTCCACCCGTGCATCCGGTTCAAACGTTGGGAATCTGAAAGAGTTTTGTCATTTATTCCTCCAGATGGGAATTTCCGACTCATATCATACCGTGTCAGCTCACAAAA tCTAGTGGCAATACCAGTGTATGTGAAACACAGTATCAGCTTTAAGGAAAACAGTTCTTGTGGCAGATTTGATATAACAATTGGACCGAAACAGAATATGGGAAAAACTATTGAAGGAATCACAGTGACTGTGCACATGCCAAAAGTTGTGCTGAATATGAACCTGACACCAACACAAGGCAGCTATACGTTTGATCCAGTGACCAAG GTACTAGCATGGGATGTGGGGAAAATTACTCCACAAAAGCTCCCGAGTCTTAAAGGACTAGTAAATTTACAGTCAGGAGCACCCAAGCCAGAAGAGAATCCAAGCCTCAACATACAGTTCAAGATTCAGCAGCTTGCTATTTCAG gtttAAAGGTGAACCGCTTGGACATGTATGGGGAGAAATACAAGCCATTTAAAGGAGTCAAATATGTCACAAAAGCTGGGAAGTTTCAAGTGAGGACATGA
- the Ap3m1 gene encoding AP-3 complex subunit mu-1 isoform X1 codes for MSRPSRTSITTKMIHSLFLINCSGDIFLEKHWKSVVSQSVCDYFFEAQEKAADVENVPPVIPTPHHYLISIYREKLFFVSVIQTEVPPLFVIEFLHRVADTFQDYFGECSEAAIKDNVVIVYELLEEMLDNGFPLATESNILKELIKPPTILRSVVNSITGSSNVGDTLPTGQLSNIPWRRAGVKYTNNEAYFDVVEEIDAIIDKSGSTVFAEIQGVIDACIKLSGMPDLSLSFMNPRLLDDVSFHPCIRFKRWESERVLSFIPPDGNFRLISYRVSSQNLVAIPVYVKHSISFKENSSCGRFDITIGPKQNMGKTIEGITVTVHMPKVVLNMNLTPTQGSYTFDPVTKVLAWDVGKITPQKLPSLKGLVNLQSGAPKPEENPSLNIQFKIQQLAISGLKVNRLDMYGEKYKPFKGVKYVTKAGKFQVRT; via the exons AAAATGATCCACAGTCTATTTCTCATCAACTGCTCTGGCGACATATTTCTAGAAAAACACTGGAAGAGCGTGGTGAGCCAGTCTGTCTGTGACTACTTCTTTGAAGCTCAGGAGAAAGCTGCTGATGTTGAAAATGTCCCACCTGTCATTCCAACACCTCACCACTACCTCATTAGTATCTACCGGGAGAAGCTCTTCTTTGTGTCCGTCATACAGACAGAAGTGCCACCTCTCTTTGTCATTGAGTTTCTGCATCGAGTTGCTGACACTTTTCAG GACTACTTTGGTGAGTGTTCAGAGGCTGCAATTAAGGATAATGTTGTCATAGTGTATGAGCTCTTGGAAGAAATGCTAGACAACGGATTCCCACTGGCTACTGAATCTAACATTTTGAAAGAACTGATTAAACCACCAACAATTCTACGTTCCGTCGTCAATTCTATAACAG GCAGTAGTAATGTTGGGGACACACTCCCCACTGGGCAGCTATCCAACATCCCATGGCGTCGAGCAGGAGTGAAGTACACAAACAATGAGGCCtattttgatgtagttgaagaaatAGATGCAATTATAGATAAATCAG gATCTACAGTCTTTGCAGAAATTCAGGGCGTCATTGATGCTTGCATTAAGCTCTCTGGAAtgcctgatctctctctctctttcatg AACCCAAGGCTGCTAGATGATGTCAGCTTCCACCCGTGCATCCGGTTCAAACGTTGGGAATCTGAAAGAGTTTTGTCATTTATTCCTCCAGATGGGAATTTCCGACTCATATCATACCGTGTCAGCTCACAAAA tCTAGTGGCAATACCAGTGTATGTGAAACACAGTATCAGCTTTAAGGAAAACAGTTCTTGTGGCAGATTTGATATAACAATTGGACCGAAACAGAATATGGGAAAAACTATTGAAGGAATCACAGTGACTGTGCACATGCCAAAAGTTGTGCTGAATATGAACCTGACACCAACACAAGGCAGCTATACGTTTGATCCAGTGACCAAG GTACTAGCATGGGATGTGGGGAAAATTACTCCACAAAAGCTCCCGAGTCTTAAAGGACTAGTAAATTTACAGTCAGGAGCACCCAAGCCAGAAGAGAATCCAAGCCTCAACATACAGTTCAAGATTCAGCAGCTTGCTATTTCAG gtttAAAGGTGAACCGCTTGGACATGTATGGGGAGAAATACAAGCCATTTAAAGGAGTCAAATATGTCACAAAAGCTGGGAAGTTTCAAGTGAGGACATGA